The Pseudomonas sp. SCB32 DNA window CCACAAGCTGGAACTGCCCAGCTCCGCCCAGGCCTTGCCGGGGCGCGAAAGCCCGATGCCGGTGCCGGAAACGCATTACGTCAATGGCCGCCCGCTGAGCGCGCCCTTCCCCGCCGGCCTGCAACAGATCGTCGTCGGCCTCGGCTGCTTCTGGGGTGCCGAGCGGCGCTTCTGGCAACAGCCAGGCGTGTGGGTGACCGCCGTGGGCTATGCCGGCGGCCTGACCCCGAACCCCACCTACGATGAAGTCTGCTCCGGCCTGACCGGCCACAGCGAAGTGGTGCTGGTGGTCTTTGACCCACGCGAAACCAGCATCGAGGCGCTGCTCAAGGTGTTCTGGGAGTCCCACGATCCGACCCAGGGCATGCGCCAGGGCAACGACACCGGCACCCAGTACCGCTCGGCGGTCTACTGGTTCGACCAGGCACAGAAAGCCGCCATCGAAGCCAGCCGCGCGGCCTTCCAGAAGGAACTCGGCGCCAAGGGCTACGGCGAGATCACCACGGAAATTCGGGAGGTGCCACCGTTCTACTACGCCGAGGCCTACCACCAGCAGTACCTGGCGAAGAACCCCAACGGTTACTGCGGCCTGGGTGGCACCGGCGTGTGCCTGCCGGCGTAAGCGCCTTGCGCCGGGGACAATGCCCGGCACCTCGTAGGAGCGGACCTTGTCCGCGAATCGCGGGCATGGCCCGCTCCTACAGGGAAGCTCCCTACCGGCCGCCAACGTAAGAGCGGACTCCGTCCGCGATCAACGCCGAGCCAGGGA harbors:
- the msrA gene encoding peptide-methionine (S)-S-oxide reductase MsrA; this translates as MTLRSQILAHKLELPSSAQALPGRESPMPVPETHYVNGRPLSAPFPAGLQQIVVGLGCFWGAERRFWQQPGVWVTAVGYAGGLTPNPTYDEVCSGLTGHSEVVLVVFDPRETSIEALLKVFWESHDPTQGMRQGNDTGTQYRSAVYWFDQAQKAAIEASRAAFQKELGAKGYGEITTEIREVPPFYYAEAYHQQYLAKNPNGYCGLGGTGVCLPA